TTGAACCGGGGGTGTCCCGTTGGGTCTAACCAGGGTTTGTTCATCGGTCCTGAAGGTGGAACAACCCTGGTCGTCTACCAAAAGCTAAAGGAAAGATCGCTGGATCGCGGAGAATGAGAAAGTGGTATTGTTTAACATCGGTAGTGGTTACAAATATTATTCTTTGTGGAAGTGAGGCTGATTGGTAATTCTTCTTTCTTGGATGAAGAGGCTTAATATTCTTTTGCAATACGCATTGCCTCAGAATATAGAGTACCACTTATTCTAAAACCAACTTCCTGAAAATTATCGAGAATAGGTTTGATTTCAGATATTATTCCTCGATCTTTTGCTCGTAATATTAAACCAATTGTTCCAATTACTTTAAGACTTAACTCTTTTGCTATTCGTCTAGCTTTTTTATCATCAAGAAGAATATGAATGTTACTAATTTCAAGCGCTAAAGCTATTGCTTCTGATTCTCCATCGCCA
This window of the candidate division KSB1 bacterium genome carries:
- a CDS encoding DUF3368 domain-containing protein, producing the protein MIKNIVCNSSCIIALERIGHLEILLKSVEIILIPEAVQKEIGNKIKKISVKTVKNIAVVSSLCTQIGDGESEAIALALEISNIHILLDDKKARRIAKELSLKVIGTIGLILRAKDRGIISEIKPILDNFQEVGFRISGTLYSEAMRIAKEY